Proteins co-encoded in one Papaver somniferum cultivar HN1 chromosome 5, ASM357369v1, whole genome shotgun sequence genomic window:
- the LOC113284467 gene encoding sodium/pyruvate cotransporter BASS2, chloroplastic-like, producing the protein MASSSMGSMSRFLHKDCSLLSNTTTLCKSASLSSPRRLQINFDSGRRGVSLSSERRNSVKCSVQRPISAFSLTNPSLIAKTSGRQQVLCQAEASGSVPGSTPELSTYELVVERLTTLFPVWVVLGTVIGIYKPSAVTWLQTDLFTVGLGFLMLSMGLTLKFDDFRRCLRNPWTVGVGFLAQYMIKPLLGFFIAMTLKLSAPLATGLILVSCCPGGQASNVATYISKGNVALSVLMTTCSTVGAIMMTPLLTKVLAGQLVPVDAAGLAISTFQVVLVPTVLGVLLNEYFHSFTQKIITITPLIGVILTTLLCASPIGQVAEVLKTQGAQLIAPVALLHAAAFAIGYWISKINFGESTSRTISIECGMQSSALGFLLAQKHFTNPLVAVPSAVSVVCMALGGSALAVYWRNQPIPADDKDDFKE; encoded by the exons atggcttcttcatcAATGGGTTCTATGTCTAGATTTCTTCATAAAGATTGTAGTTTACTGTCCAATACTACTACCCTTTGCAAATCGGCATCTCTTTCGTCTCCTAGAAGGCTTCAAATCAATTTTG ACAGTGGGAGAAGAGGGGTTTCATTATCAAGTGAAAGAAGAAACTCAGTGAAATGCAGTGTTCAGAGACCCATTTCTGCTTTCTCATTAACAAACCCTTCATTGATTGCTAAAACTTCAGG GCGTCAGCAAGTACTGTGTCAAGCTGAAGCATCTGGCAGTGTTCCTGGTAGCACTCCTGAATTAAGTACATATGAACTTGTAGTTGAGAGGTTAACAACTCTTTTCCCCGTATGG GTGGTACTAGGCACAGTTATCGGTATATACAAGCCATCTGCG GTTACGTGGCTACAAACAGACCTTTTCACTGTTGGCTTGGGTTTTCTCATGCTTTCGATGGGATTGACATTGAAATTTGACGATTTCAGACGGTGTTTGAGGAACCCATGGACA GTAGGTGTAGGATTTCTTGCTCAGTACATGATCAAGCCCTTGTTAGGCTTCTTTATTGCCATG ACTCTGAAACTCTCTGCTCCTCTAGCCACTGGTCTTATTCTGGTTTCTTGCTGCCCTGGTGGACAAGCGTCAAATGTGGCTACCTATATTTCCAAGGGAAATGTGGCACTCTCAGTTCTTATGACTAC TTGTTCAACAGTTGGTGCTATCATGATGACACCACTTCTTACAAAGGTTCTTGCTGGCCAGCTTGTTCCAGTAGATGCAGCC GGTCTTGCTATTAGCACTTTTCAGGTTGTTCTAGTGCCAACAGTTCTTGGAG TTTTGCTGAACGAGTATTTCCACAGCTTCACTCAGAAAATAATCACAATCACACCATTAATTGGGGTTATCTTGACAACTTTACTATGTGCGAGCCCG ATTGGTCAAGTTGCAGAAGTCTTGAAGACTCAAGGGGCACAACTTATAGCTCCCGTGGCTCTCCTTCATGCTGCTGCATTTGCTATTGGTTATTGGATTTCTAAAATAAACTTTGGTGAATCCACTTCTCGTACAATCTCCATAGAATGTGGAATGCAG AGCTCAGCACTTGGGTTTTTACTTGCACAAAAGCACTTTACAAATCCTCTTGTTGCTGTTCCTTCTGCTGTCAGTGTTGTTTGCATGGcg CTTGGTGGGAGCGCACTCGCCGTCTATTGGAGGAACCAACCAATTCCAGCTGATGACAAGGATGATTTCAAGGAGTGA